The following proteins are encoded in a genomic region of Cetobacterium somerae ATCC BAA-474:
- a CDS encoding FAD-binding oxidoreductase has product MYKKVDIKDYEYLKNIVGIENTLFENEVGHDYHKDELGGISNPPDLVLKVDNAFQISQIMKYAYENTIPVVVRGSGTGLVGASVAMHGGIMIDMTKMNRFLDLDLNNLTLTLEPGVLLMDIYKHVEEQDLFYPPDPGEKSATIGGNISTNAGGMRAVKYGVTRDYVRELEIVLPNGELFTTGGKVVKNSSGYALKDLMIGAEGTLGIITKATLKLLPLPKYSISLLLPFPSIELAIECVPKIIKSKAIPTAIEFIQKEVLLYAEDFLGKKFPDKSAEAYILLSFDGNTLESVEADYSKVANLCIKEGALDAYIVDTEERKKDVWSARGAFLEAIKASTDLMDECDVVVPRDKVADFIKFTKELEEKYKVRIPSFGHAGDGNLHIYVCKDGMEESKWEKVLEDVFEEMYSRAREYKGLVSGEHGIGFAKKKYLFEQIGDVQIGIMQGIKSVFDPKFILNPGKVVK; this is encoded by the coding sequence ATGTATAAAAAGGTAGATATTAAAGATTATGAGTATTTAAAAAATATAGTTGGAATTGAAAATACATTGTTTGAAAATGAAGTAGGGCATGATTATCATAAAGATGAACTAGGAGGGATATCAAATCCACCTGATCTTGTCTTAAAAGTTGATAATGCTTTTCAAATATCTCAAATTATGAAATATGCCTATGAAAATACTATTCCCGTTGTTGTAAGAGGTTCTGGAACTGGATTAGTTGGAGCATCTGTTGCTATGCATGGTGGAATAATGATAGATATGACAAAAATGAATAGATTCTTAGATTTAGATTTAAATAATCTAACTTTAACTTTAGAACCTGGAGTTCTTTTAATGGATATATATAAACATGTAGAGGAACAAGATCTATTTTATCCTCCAGATCCAGGAGAAAAATCTGCAACAATAGGGGGAAATATCTCAACTAATGCAGGTGGGATGAGAGCAGTTAAGTATGGAGTAACTAGAGATTATGTCAGAGAATTAGAAATAGTTCTACCAAATGGAGAACTTTTTACAACAGGTGGAAAAGTTGTAAAAAATTCCTCAGGTTATGCTTTAAAAGATCTTATGATTGGAGCAGAAGGAACCCTAGGGATAATAACTAAAGCAACTTTAAAACTTTTACCTCTACCAAAATATTCTATAAGTTTATTATTACCTTTTCCAAGTATAGAGTTAGCTATAGAGTGTGTTCCTAAAATCATAAAATCTAAAGCTATTCCAACAGCTATAGAATTTATTCAAAAAGAAGTTTTACTTTATGCTGAGGACTTTCTAGGGAAAAAATTTCCAGATAAATCAGCAGAAGCCTATATTTTACTATCATTTGATGGAAATACTTTGGAATCAGTGGAAGCTGATTATTCTAAAGTAGCTAATTTATGTATAAAAGAGGGAGCTTTAGATGCATATATTGTTGATACTGAAGAAAGAAAAAAAGATGTTTGGTCAGCTAGAGGAGCATTTTTAGAAGCGATAAAAGCGAGTACAGATTTAATGGATGAATGTGATGTTGTTGTTCCTAGAGATAAAGTAGCTGATTTTATAAAATTCACGAAAGAGCTAGAAGAAAAGTATAAGGTTAGAATTCCAAGTTTTGGTCATGCTGGAGATGGAAATTTACATATTTATGTGTGTAAAGATGGCATGGAAGAGAGTAAATGGGAAAAGGTTTTAGAAGATGTTTTTGAAGAGATGTACTCACGAGCAAGAGAGTACAAAGGCTTAGTTTCTGGAGAGCATGGAATAGGCTTTGCTAAGAAAAAATATCTATTTGAGCAAATAGGAGATGTGCAAATAGGTATCATGCAAGGAATAAAGAGTGTTTTTGATCCTAAGTTTATTTTAAATCCAGGAAAAGTTGTAAAATAA
- a CDS encoding LrgB family protein: MSPLVSILISLVAYQIGVFIYRKTKITLLNPLLLGIIFVISILVTFDIPLNEYNKGTEIITFFLAPATVVLAVPLYNQIETLKKNIVPILFGITVGSTSAILSVIFLSKLVNLEKDVLISILPKSITTAIGIEITKALNADTALTIVAIVSTGIVGAAIGPTICKWSKIDNSIAKGVAIGTASHAVGTSKAIEIGEVEGAMSGLAIGIAGIITVFLIPILINFI; encoded by the coding sequence ATGAGTCCACTTGTTAGTATCCTTATATCATTAGTTGCTTACCAAATAGGAGTTTTTATATATAGAAAAACTAAAATAACTCTTTTAAATCCTCTATTATTAGGCATTATTTTTGTTATATCTATATTAGTTACGTTTGATATTCCATTGAATGAATACAATAAAGGAACTGAGATTATTACATTTTTTCTAGCTCCAGCTACAGTAGTTTTAGCAGTTCCATTGTATAATCAAATTGAAACTTTGAAAAAAAATATTGTACCAATTCTCTTTGGAATAACAGTTGGATCAACTTCAGCAATATTATCAGTAATTTTCTTATCTAAGCTTGTAAATTTAGAAAAAGATGTATTAATATCAATACTTCCTAAATCTATAACAACAGCTATTGGGATAGAGATTACTAAAGCTTTAAATGCTGATACAGCTTTGACTATAGTTGCAATCGTTTCAACAGGAATAGTTGGAGCCGCTATAGGTCCAACTATATGTAAGTGGAGTAAAATTGACAATAGTATAGCGAAAGGAGTTGCAATAGGAACTGCAAGTCATGCTGTTGGAACATCAAAAGCTATTGAAATAGGAGAGGTAGAAGGGGCTATGTCAGGACTAGCTATTGGAATTGCAGGGATCATAACAGTGTTTCTAATACCTATTTTAATTAATTTTATTTAA
- a CDS encoding MFS transporter, whose product MNKSKKYLIEFVLFFTYALFAMSWKAGDMLIAKMGFTASQMAIMTNAINVAKIIGSLSAAGIIARLGNRKVFSYSTLLIFLGILLPFVNGFPLIFLVRFTLGLGGALVLVTINPIVAKIFSKEELTIVNGLNAVAFNVGLAITLTLASSISSNPSLSIKVISFTLLILTFLWNYISSSIDEGTFSQNSSTHSFTLVDGLKDSFNWIFSLSYCGLLGFYLVSFTFMKPENVKYVIYFGVIGAIVGTIQAKKIENKLNFVRVSAFLQLLSAIGFMVLYNSSVVKFIGMSLGFFIFLPMAAFVTLAFNRPNITPREISVTFSIFWALSYFMSIIIIQAFAFFKDNLGDSSAFIFIVLVEATFFLGTTFFMKNPKKIPEVKTC is encoded by the coding sequence GTGAACAAATCAAAAAAATATTTAATTGAATTCGTTTTATTTTTTACCTATGCGTTATTTGCAATGAGTTGGAAAGCTGGTGATATGCTTATTGCAAAAATGGGGTTTACAGCTTCACAAATGGCTATTATGACAAATGCCATTAACGTTGCTAAAATTATAGGAAGTCTTTCTGCAGCTGGAATTATTGCAAGATTAGGAAATAGAAAAGTTTTTTCTTATTCTACTCTATTGATATTTTTAGGAATTTTATTACCTTTTGTAAATGGATTTCCTTTAATTTTTTTAGTAAGATTTACTTTAGGACTGGGGGGAGCATTGGTTTTAGTTACTATTAATCCAATAGTTGCTAAAATATTTTCAAAGGAAGAGTTAACTATTGTAAATGGACTTAATGCTGTTGCTTTCAATGTTGGATTAGCTATTACACTTACTTTAGCTAGTAGTATTTCTAGCAATCCATCTCTTTCGATAAAAGTAATTTCATTTACTTTACTTATCTTAACTTTTTTATGGAATTATATAAGCTCTTCTATTGATGAAGGAACTTTTTCACAAAATAGTTCTACACATAGTTTTACTTTAGTAGATGGTTTAAAAGATAGCTTTAACTGGATTTTTTCTCTTTCATATTGTGGATTATTAGGATTTTATTTAGTTTCATTTACCTTTATGAAACCTGAAAATGTTAAATATGTTATATATTTTGGGGTTATTGGAGCTATAGTTGGAACTATTCAAGCCAAAAAAATTGAGAATAAACTTAATTTTGTAAGAGTTTCAGCTTTTTTACAACTATTAAGTGCTATAGGATTTATGGTGTTATACAATTCTTCAGTTGTTAAGTTTATAGGTATGAGCTTAGGATTCTTTATATTTTTACCTATGGCAGCATTTGTTACTTTAGCTTTTAATAGGCCAAATATAACACCAAGAGAGATTTCTGTTACATTTTCTATTTTCTGGGCTTTAAGCTACTTTATGTCGATAATAATAATTCAAGCTTTTGCATTTTTCAAAGATAACCTTGGTGATAGTTCAGCTTTTATATTCATAGTTTTAGTAGAAGCAACTTTCTTCTTAGGTACAACTTTCTTTATGAAAAATCCTAAAAAAATACCGGAGGTTAAAACATGTTAA
- a CDS encoding GntP family permease, with the protein MLGVLSLIFSIIILIFFSFKGISILILAPLLSMGLAYVTGDLPALYALTGPFMKVTSSYIGSYFPIFLGGAIFGKIMGDSGAAKSISHFISEKLGKERAILAVVLATSLLTYGGVSLFVVVFAVYPLGVALFQEADIPKRFMPAAIALGAFTFTMTALPGSPQYLNSMPTNYLHTNIYAAPILGTISGLIILVCGVLWLEIGSKKAKAKGEGYGNYNDAVQNFDYDLMPNPFISILPIVVIFIINWIVINIFFKNESFIAKFQQYGGLDGNWPVTIALMFAIVLSLVLFKKQIKSPLSLLEKGAESSLSPIFNTAVIVGFGGVVKATLAFELIKERVLALNIPGLYKVAISTSLMAGVTGSSSGGTGIALEALAKPFLDMGLNPEVIHRAMLIAAGGLDSLPHCGAVITLLAVCGITHKEGYKDIGVLTVLIPIVSLLFIIILHNITGVV; encoded by the coding sequence TTGTTAGGTGTATTATCATTAATTTTTTCTATTATTATTTTAATTTTTTTCTCATTTAAAGGTATCTCTATTTTAATTTTAGCTCCACTTTTATCCATGGGATTAGCTTATGTTACTGGAGATTTGCCTGCTTTATATGCTTTAACTGGTCCTTTTATGAAAGTAACCTCATCATATATTGGTAGCTACTTTCCTATATTTTTAGGAGGAGCTATTTTTGGTAAAATCATGGGGGATAGTGGCGCAGCTAAATCTATTTCACACTTTATTTCTGAAAAGTTAGGAAAAGAAAGAGCTATTTTGGCTGTTGTATTGGCAACTTCTCTTCTTACTTATGGTGGCGTTTCTCTTTTTGTAGTTGTTTTTGCTGTATACCCTTTAGGAGTAGCTTTATTCCAAGAAGCTGACATACCAAAAAGATTTATGCCGGCAGCAATCGCATTAGGAGCCTTTACTTTTACTATGACTGCCTTACCTGGATCACCACAATATTTAAATTCAATGCCAACAAATTATTTACATACTAATATCTATGCAGCACCTATTTTAGGAACTATCTCAGGACTTATAATTTTAGTATGCGGAGTTCTTTGGTTAGAAATCGGTTCTAAAAAAGCAAAAGCAAAGGGTGAAGGATATGGAAATTATAACGATGCTGTTCAAAATTTCGATTATGATTTAATGCCTAATCCTTTTATTTCAATTTTACCAATAGTTGTTATCTTTATAATTAACTGGATTGTCATAAATATTTTCTTTAAAAACGAAAGTTTTATAGCAAAATTCCAACAATACGGTGGCCTTGATGGAAACTGGCCTGTTACAATAGCATTAATGTTTGCTATCGTTCTATCTTTAGTACTATTTAAAAAACAGATAAAATCACCTCTTTCTCTTTTAGAAAAAGGTGCTGAAAGTTCTTTAAGTCCAATTTTTAATACTGCTGTTATAGTTGGATTTGGAGGAGTTGTTAAAGCAACTTTAGCCTTTGAACTTATAAAAGAAAGAGTACTAGCTCTTAATATTCCAGGGCTATATAAAGTTGCAATATCAACAAGTTTAATGGCAGGAGTTACAGGTTCATCATCTGGAGGAACAGGTATAGCATTAGAAGCTTTAGCTAAACCATTTTTAGATATGGGTTTAAATCCAGAAGTTATTCATAGAGCTATGTTAATTGCTGCTGGAGGATTAGATTCTCTTCCACATTGCGGTGCTGTAATAACTTTATTAGCAGTATGTGGAATAACACACAAAGAAGGATATAAAGATATCGGAGTATTGACAGTTCTTATTCCTATAGTTTCACTTTTATTTATTATTATTTTACACAACATAACTGGGGTAGTTTAA
- a CDS encoding electron transfer flavoprotein subunit alpha: protein MGRLIVNQSMLQENIIESLINICPFKAIEKLGDSIDITSACKMCKICVKNSAGAISYEEDEIIEIDKSKWRGILVYIDHLDGKIHPVSLELIGKAKELASKINHPVYALMIGDNIETSAQELRYYGVDDIFIYESKDLKHFIIEPYAAVFEDLIERVKPSSILVGATNIGRSLAPRIAARFRTGLTADCTILDMKENTDLIQIRPAFGGNIMAQIITQNHRPQLCTVRYKIFSAPERQEIPSGEIHKFLVKEEHLDTKIKIVEVTKKEVEEDISEAEVIVAVGRALKNAKDIEIFQELADLLNGKLACTRPIIENGTLGAKKQIGLSGRTVKPKLIIACGIQGAVQFTAGMNSSDTIIAINSDESAAIFNIAHYGIVGDMYEIVPKLIENIKSGKSIY from the coding sequence ATGGGAAGACTAATAGTTAATCAATCTATGCTTCAAGAGAATATTATTGAAAGTTTAATAAATATATGTCCATTTAAAGCTATTGAAAAATTAGGAGATAGTATCGACATTACATCAGCGTGTAAAATGTGTAAAATATGTGTTAAAAACTCTGCAGGAGCAATAAGTTATGAAGAGGATGAAATTATTGAGATAGATAAATCAAAATGGAGAGGAATTCTGGTTTATATTGATCATTTAGATGGAAAGATACACCCAGTAAGTTTAGAACTTATTGGAAAAGCTAAAGAGTTAGCATCTAAGATTAATCATCCAGTTTATGCTCTTATGATTGGAGACAATATTGAAACGAGTGCTCAAGAGTTGAGATATTATGGAGTTGATGATATTTTTATCTATGAATCAAAAGACTTAAAACATTTTATTATAGAACCTTATGCAGCTGTTTTTGAAGATTTAATTGAAAGAGTAAAGCCATCTTCTATATTAGTAGGAGCTACTAATATTGGAAGATCTTTGGCTCCAAGAATTGCAGCAAGATTTAGAACAGGGTTAACTGCAGACTGTACAATATTAGATATGAAAGAAAACACAGATTTAATTCAAATAAGACCAGCTTTTGGTGGAAATATTATGGCTCAAATTATAACTCAAAATCATAGACCACAACTATGTACAGTTAGATATAAAATATTTTCAGCTCCCGAAAGACAAGAGATTCCCTCTGGAGAAATACACAAATTCTTAGTAAAAGAGGAACATTTAGATACAAAGATAAAAATTGTAGAGGTTACAAAAAAAGAGGTTGAAGAGGACATTTCAGAAGCAGAAGTTATTGTTGCTGTAGGTAGAGCTCTAAAAAATGCCAAGGATATTGAAATTTTCCAAGAGTTAGCTGATTTATTAAATGGGAAACTAGCGTGTACTAGACCTATTATTGAAAATGGAACTTTAGGAGCTAAAAAACAGATTGGATTGAGTGGTAGAACGGTAAAACCAAAGCTTATAATAGCTTGTGGAATTCAAGGTGCAGTACAATTTACAGCAGGTATGAATAGTTCAGATACAATAATTGCTATAAATAGTGATGAGAGTGCAGCTATTTTTAATATAGCTCATTATGGAATTGTTGGAGATATGTATGAGATTGTTCCTAAATTAATAGAAAATATAAAAAGTGGAAAATCAATTTACTAG
- a CDS encoding CidA/LrgA family protein: MIGEFAIILAITYISSIISRYTPIPIPGPVIGILLLFILLNFKILKVENIKNATNLMLTNLAFLFLPPGVGLLKSINILANNWHKLFFVVVVTTIITLVVTGWSVQFIIKRKEEAKKDESTC, translated from the coding sequence ATGATAGGAGAGTTTGCTATTATTTTAGCGATAACGTATATAAGTTCTATAATAAGTAGGTATACACCTATTCCCATTCCAGGCCCTGTAATAGGAATACTTTTGCTATTTATTTTGCTTAACTTTAAAATTTTAAAAGTTGAAAATATAAAGAATGCAACGAATTTAATGCTAACAAATTTAGCTTTTTTATTTTTGCCACCAGGAGTAGGATTACTTAAATCAATTAATATTTTAGCAAATAATTGGCATAAACTATTCTTTGTAGTTGTCGTAACTACGATAATAACTTTAGTAGTTACTGGTTGGAGTGTCCAATTTATTATAAAAAGAAAAGAGGAGGCTAAAAAAGATGAGTCCACTTGTTAG
- a CDS encoding alpha/beta hydrolase, producing MLKKELVNWLDTFNNTTVPNLIAKGFKPTPINAREGLANLTKGFISNIPEVSIIFDDYIYNDDYNVPVRIYNPNPNEKLPVLIYFHGGGHMAGSVTVYDPICRKLALKTNHIIVAVEYRLSPENPYPCGLIDSYNSLKYIWNTLDSRNINYIKSLRIGGDSGGGAIVGSIVMKAQFDNNITIDKMFMIYPSLDYTMSFPSITSNGKGYLLESGKIQWYFNNYFKSDEDRKLASPIFNEVSENIPNSLIFTAEYCPLRDEGVEYVNKLKNAKVNVLHYNLDNMIHTFMNMEDLCPEECNFVYDKINHFLNSNI from the coding sequence ATGTTAAAAAAAGAGTTAGTAAATTGGTTAGATACTTTTAATAATACTACTGTTCCAAACCTTATAGCTAAAGGGTTTAAACCAACTCCTATTAATGCTAGAGAGGGATTAGCTAATCTAACTAAAGGATTTATTAGCAATATTCCAGAAGTTTCTATTATTTTCGATGATTATATTTATAATGATGACTATAATGTTCCTGTTAGAATATACAATCCAAACCCTAATGAAAAGTTACCTGTTCTTATATATTTTCATGGTGGCGGACATATGGCTGGTAGTGTTACTGTATATGATCCTATTTGTAGAAAATTAGCTCTTAAAACAAATCATATTATAGTTGCTGTTGAATATAGACTTTCACCGGAAAATCCATATCCATGTGGTTTAATAGATTCATATAACTCACTTAAATATATTTGGAACACATTGGATTCTAGAAATATAAACTATATTAAAAGTTTAAGAATTGGTGGAGATAGTGGCGGAGGAGCCATTGTGGGATCTATTGTTATGAAAGCTCAATTTGATAACAATATTACAATTGATAAAATGTTTATGATTTATCCTAGTCTTGATTATACTATGTCATTTCCATCTATTACTTCAAATGGAAAAGGGTATCTTTTAGAATCAGGTAAAATACAATGGTATTTTAATAACTATTTTAAAAGTGACGAAGATCGAAAATTAGCTTCACCTATTTTTAATGAAGTAAGTGAAAATATCCCGAACTCTCTTATTTTTACGGCTGAATATTGTCCTTTAAGAGATGAAGGAGTTGAATATGTAAATAAATTAAAAAATGCAAAAGTTAATGTTTTACATTATAATCTGGATAATATGATTCATACATTTATGAATATGGAAGATCTTTGCCCTGAAGAGTGTAATTTTGTATATGATAAAATTAACCACTTTTTGAATTCTAATATTTAA